A single genomic interval of Nonomuraea rubra harbors:
- a CDS encoding alpha/beta fold hydrolase translates to MSCYRTLTVDGLDIFYREAGPADAPVLLLLHGFPSSSRMYEPLLRHLADRWRLVAPDYPGFGHSSAPPPAGFAYTFDHLAEVMNRFADTLGIDRYTLFVQDYGGPVGFRMAMAHPDRLDGLIIQNAVAHDSGLGPLWQTRRAFWADRAAHEPALRETFLSLDATRARHLGTDPSVECYDPDLWTDEYAFLTRPGQAEIQVELFYDYRTNVAAYPVWQRWLREHQPRTLVLWGRYDSSFQVQEADNYQADLPEARVHVLDGGHFVLDTRADEAAEHIRAFLDQRG, encoded by the coding sequence ATGTCCTGCTACCGCACGCTGACGGTCGACGGCCTCGACATCTTCTATCGCGAGGCGGGGCCGGCCGATGCGCCGGTCCTGCTCCTGCTGCATGGCTTCCCGTCCTCCTCACGGATGTACGAGCCGCTGCTGCGGCACCTGGCCGACCGCTGGCGGCTGGTCGCGCCCGACTATCCGGGATTCGGGCACAGCAGCGCTCCCCCACCGGCCGGCTTTGCCTACACCTTCGACCACCTGGCGGAGGTGATGAACCGCTTCGCGGACACGCTCGGCATCGACCGCTACACGCTCTTCGTGCAGGACTACGGCGGCCCGGTCGGGTTCCGGATGGCCATGGCGCACCCCGACCGACTCGACGGGCTCATCATCCAGAACGCCGTGGCCCACGACAGCGGGCTCGGGCCGCTGTGGCAGACCAGGCGCGCGTTCTGGGCCGACCGCGCCGCCCACGAACCGGCGCTGCGGGAGACCTTCCTCTCCCTCGACGCCACCCGGGCCCGGCACCTCGGCACCGATCCGTCGGTCGAGTGCTACGACCCGGACCTGTGGACCGACGAGTACGCCTTCCTGACCCGGCCCGGGCAGGCCGAAATCCAGGTGGAACTGTTCTACGACTACCGCACCAACGTAGCCGCCTACCCCGTCTGGCAGCGGTGGCTACGCGAGCATCAGCCCCGCACGCTGGTGCTCTGGGGACGCTACGACAGCTCGTTCCAGGTCCAGGAGGCCGACAACTACCAGGCCGATCTCCCGGAGGCGCGGGTGCACGTGCTCGACGGCGGCCACTTCGTCCTCGACACGCGCGCCGACGAGGCGGCCGAGCACATCAGAGCCTTCCTGGACCAGCGGGGATAG
- a CDS encoding VOC family protein has protein sequence MDMKLEVIVVPVTDVDRAKSFYTGLGWRLDADLATGEGFRVVQVTPPGSPASVIFGTSVTSQTPGSAQGLHLIVDDIAAAHDELKRLGANPSEVFHDAGGVFHHAGTDARVPGPDPQRRSYGSFLSFSDPDGNGWILQEVTTRLPGRLDPSVTTFASAPDLAAALRRAAAAHGEHEARTGAEDPNWPDWYADYLVREQAGSDLPR, from the coding sequence ATGGACATGAAACTCGAAGTGATCGTCGTGCCGGTCACGGACGTCGACCGGGCCAAGAGCTTCTACACCGGGCTGGGCTGGCGGCTGGACGCCGACCTCGCCACCGGCGAGGGCTTCCGGGTGGTACAGGTGACCCCGCCCGGCTCACCCGCCTCGGTCATCTTCGGCACCTCGGTCACGTCCCAGACCCCGGGCTCGGCACAGGGCCTGCACCTGATCGTCGACGACATCGCAGCCGCCCACGACGAGCTCAAGCGGCTCGGCGCGAACCCGAGCGAAGTCTTCCACGACGCCGGCGGCGTCTTCCACCACGCCGGCACCGACGCCCGCGTGCCCGGCCCGGACCCGCAACGCCGCAGCTACGGCTCGTTCCTGTCGTTCAGCGACCCCGACGGCAACGGCTGGATCCTGCAGGAGGTCACCACCCGGCTCCCCGGACGGCTGGACCCGTCCGTCACCACCTTCGCCTCAGCCCCGGACCTCGCCGCGGCGCTACGCCGTGCCGCAGCCGCGCACGGCGAGCACGAGGCCCGCACCGGCGCCGAGGACCCCAACTGGCCCGACTGGTACGCCGACTACCTGGTACGCGAACAAGCCGGAAGCGATCTCCCGAGATGA
- a CDS encoding SgcJ/EcaC family oxidoreductase has product MNTSTEAALQDILDRWKAGVDAHRPQQVADLFTEDAIFQGLRPYSVGRPGIAAYYDSQPPGLAAHYRIVETRTLADDLVLGYLAVDFTFTDRRTLHVWLSVLVKRTEDGWQIAHYQVSHLD; this is encoded by the coding sequence ATGAACACCAGCACCGAAGCAGCGCTCCAGGACATCCTGGACCGGTGGAAGGCCGGCGTCGACGCACACCGGCCGCAGCAGGTCGCCGACCTGTTCACCGAAGACGCGATCTTCCAGGGGCTGCGCCCCTACAGCGTCGGCCGGCCCGGCATCGCCGCCTACTACGACTCCCAGCCGCCCGGCCTGGCCGCCCACTACCGCATCGTCGAGACCCGGACCCTCGCCGACGACCTCGTCCTCGGCTACCTCGCCGTCGACTTCACCTTCACCGACCGGCGCACCCTCCACGTGTGGCTGAGCGTGCTCGTGAAACGAACAGAAGACGGCTGGCAGATCGCCCACTACCAGGTCTCCCACCTCGACTGA
- a CDS encoding SDR family NAD(P)-dependent oxidoreductase: MSIQQQQRVAVVTGASQGLGAGVVEGYRKLGYAVVAVSRTIAPSADPHVVTVQGDVADRATAERAVTAAVERFGRLDTLVNNAGIFIAKPFTDYTLDDYTAARGVNLDGFFHITQLAIAQMLEQGSGHVVTITTSLVDNADGRVPSVLASLTKGGLQSATKSLAIEYATRGIRVNAVSPGTIKTPMHPQENHQTLAALHPIGRMGEPSDITDAILFLENAPFITGEILHVDGGMSAGHRS, encoded by the coding sequence ATGAGCATTCAGCAGCAGCAGCGGGTCGCTGTGGTGACGGGGGCGTCGCAGGGCCTCGGTGCCGGAGTGGTGGAGGGTTACCGCAAGCTGGGTTACGCGGTGGTCGCGGTCTCCCGCACCATCGCCCCCTCCGCCGATCCCCACGTCGTGACCGTCCAGGGCGATGTGGCCGACCGGGCCACCGCCGAACGCGCGGTCACCGCGGCCGTGGAGCGGTTCGGCCGCCTGGACACCCTCGTCAACAACGCGGGAATCTTCATCGCCAAGCCGTTCACCGACTACACGCTCGACGACTACACCGCCGCGCGCGGGGTGAACCTCGACGGCTTCTTCCACATCACCCAACTGGCCATCGCCCAGATGCTCGAGCAAGGCAGCGGCCACGTCGTCACGATCACCACCAGCCTGGTCGACAACGCCGACGGTCGCGTCCCATCCGTGCTGGCCTCACTGACCAAGGGCGGCCTGCAGTCCGCCACCAAGTCCCTGGCCATCGAATACGCCACCCGCGGCATCCGGGTCAACGCCGTCTCACCCGGCACCATCAAAACCCCGATGCACCCACAGGAGAACCACCAGACCCTGGCCGCACTCCACCCCATCGGCCGGATGGGCGAACCCAGCGACATCACCGACGCCATCCTGTTCCTGGAGAACGCACCCTTCATCACCGGCGAAATCCTGCACGTCGACGGCGGCATGAGCGCCGGACACCGATCATGA
- a CDS encoding alcohol dehydrogenase catalytic domain-containing protein, which translates to MNNPAHHASTYRAFTVTGRRQFALVERERHEPAPGQVRIRVEACGICHTDALAVEGLRPDPSAPIAPGHEIIGVIEAVGAGADPTWRPGDRVGVGVGFLGGQDNTCEPCRRGDFVNCSDQPQTGTAVDGGYAEVTYARATGLVRIPPGLDPLAGAPLLCAGLTMYNALISASARPGSLVAVQGLGGLATSASSTPARPATGSSPSPGAPPRPRSPQNSAPTTTSTARRPTPAPPCDEVFPLSEAPKAYERVINGDARFRIVLAGFVHQEIGTREGKPCPATAR; encoded by the coding sequence ATGAACAACCCCGCCCACCACGCCTCCACCTACCGGGCCTTCACCGTCACCGGCAGGCGGCAGTTCGCCCTCGTCGAGCGCGAGCGACACGAGCCGGCACCCGGGCAGGTCCGCATCCGGGTCGAAGCCTGCGGAATCTGCCACACCGACGCCCTCGCCGTGGAGGGGCTGCGGCCGGACCCGTCGGCGCCGATCGCGCCCGGTCACGAGATCATCGGCGTGATCGAGGCCGTCGGCGCCGGGGCCGATCCGACGTGGCGGCCCGGCGACCGCGTCGGCGTCGGCGTCGGCTTCCTCGGCGGGCAGGACAACACGTGCGAGCCGTGCCGGCGCGGCGACTTCGTCAACTGCTCCGACCAGCCGCAGACCGGCACCGCCGTGGACGGCGGCTACGCCGAAGTGACCTACGCGCGGGCGACCGGCCTCGTTCGGATCCCGCCCGGCCTCGACCCTCTCGCCGGCGCACCTCTGCTGTGCGCGGGCCTGACCATGTACAACGCGCTGATCTCGGCATCCGCGCGGCCCGGCTCCCTGGTCGCCGTGCAAGGCCTGGGCGGCCTTGCCACCTCGGCATCCAGTACGCCCGCGCGCCCGGCCACCGGGTCGTCGCCATCGCCCGGGGCACCGCCAAGGCCACGCTCGCCGCAGAACTCGGCGCCCACCACTACGTCGACAGCGCGCAGACCGACCCCGGCGCCGCCCTGCGACGAGGTGTTCCCGCTGAGCGAGGCGCCCAAGGCCTACGAACGCGTGATCAACGGGGACGCCCGCTTCCGCATCGTCCTCGCCGGGTTCGTTCACCAGGAGATCGGAACACGCGAAGGAAAGCCATGTCCTGCTACCGCACGCTGA